One genomic region from Rhizomicrobium palustre encodes:
- a CDS encoding DUF3311 domain-containing protein, translating to MEKSRRTFRWHYLLLCLPLALLWVPFYNRLEPALFGLPFFYWYQMAWVVLAALLTFLVYWLDGRKA from the coding sequence ATGGAGAAATCCCGCCGTACATTTCGTTGGCACTATCTATTACTTTGCCTGCCGCTCGCGCTTTTGTGGGTGCCGTTCTACAACCGGCTTGAGCCCGCCCTGTTCGGCCTTCCTTTTTTCTATTGGTATCAGATGGCCTGGGTGGTGCTCGCCGCCTTGCTGACCTTCCTGGTCTATTGGCTGGATGGGAGGAAGGCGTGA
- the mctP gene encoding monocarboxylate uptake permease MctP produces MKLDPVAVTIFVTLFGLVTILGFVAAGWRRGDLDQLHEWGLGGRRFGTWISWFLLGGDLYTAYTFVAVPALLFGAGATGFFAMPYTILIWPLMFAVFPRLWSVCHKHGYVTAADFVRARFGSRSLSLAIAVTGIIATMPYIALQLIGIEVVIAALGLNMAFHVGGVVIDLPLLAAFAILAAYTYNSGLRAPAMIAVVKDLLIYGTVIAVIIIVPAKLGGFGAIFAAAGKTSLLAAPPSGSLGSYSAYTSLALGSALALLLYPHSITGILSASSRDVIRRNAIVMPAYSLALGIIALMGFMALAAGVKAMPQYAEGFKAFGPNFAVPALLLHMFPSWLVGVAFAAIGIGALVPAAIMSIASANLFTRDIYREFLRPNCSAREESHVAKLMSLLVKAGGLVFILLTPQTYAITLQLLGGVWISQTLPAVMLGIFFSRLRPGALLLGWGAGMVSGTAMVAEANFKSAIYTLHIFGTAVPCYAAIAALALNLAIAVGLSVILNAMADAPSRDVTAEEDYA; encoded by the coding sequence GTGAAGCTTGATCCCGTAGCCGTTACCATTTTCGTCACCCTGTTCGGGCTCGTTACCATTCTTGGCTTTGTAGCGGCGGGCTGGCGGCGCGGCGATCTTGATCAACTGCATGAATGGGGGCTGGGCGGGCGGCGCTTCGGCACTTGGATAAGCTGGTTCCTGCTCGGCGGCGATCTTTATACGGCCTATACCTTCGTCGCCGTGCCCGCACTGTTATTTGGCGCAGGCGCGACGGGCTTTTTCGCCATGCCCTATACGATTTTGATCTGGCCTTTGATGTTCGCGGTTTTTCCGCGCCTCTGGTCGGTCTGCCACAAACACGGCTATGTCACTGCCGCCGATTTCGTGCGCGCCCGCTTTGGCAGCCGCAGCCTGTCGCTCGCCATCGCGGTAACCGGCATCATCGCCACCATGCCTTATATCGCGTTGCAGCTTATCGGCATCGAGGTGGTGATCGCAGCGCTTGGCCTCAACATGGCGTTTCATGTTGGTGGCGTGGTGATCGATCTGCCGCTGCTCGCCGCTTTCGCGATTCTGGCGGCTTATACCTATAATAGCGGCCTTCGCGCGCCTGCGATGATCGCTGTGGTCAAGGATCTTCTCATCTATGGCACCGTGATCGCGGTGATCATCATCGTGCCTGCCAAGCTGGGCGGCTTTGGCGCGATCTTCGCCGCGGCGGGAAAGACGAGCCTGCTGGCAGCGCCGCCTTCAGGCAGTTTGGGGTCTTATTCGGCTTATACGAGCCTGGCGCTGGGATCGGCCTTGGCGCTGCTCCTCTATCCCCATTCCATCACCGGCATCTTGTCGGCCTCGAGCCGCGATGTCATCCGCCGGAACGCGATTGTCATGCCCGCTTATTCCCTGGCGCTCGGCATCATCGCGCTGATGGGCTTCATGGCGCTGGCGGCAGGGGTGAAAGCCATGCCGCAATATGCGGAGGGCTTTAAAGCCTTCGGACCCAATTTCGCGGTGCCCGCCTTGCTGCTGCACATGTTCCCCTCCTGGCTGGTCGGTGTCGCCTTTGCCGCCATCGGTATTGGCGCGCTGGTGCCTGCCGCGATCATGTCGATTGCCTCGGCCAATCTTTTCACCCGCGATATCTATCGCGAGTTCCTCCGCCCCAATTGCTCGGCGCGCGAGGAAAGCCATGTCGCCAAACTTATGTCGCTCTTGGTCAAGGCGGGCGGGCTGGTGTTCATTCTTCTGACGCCGCAGACCTATGCCATCACCTTGCAGCTTCTGGGCGGGGTATGGATCAGCCAGACCTTGCCTGCGGTGATGTTGGGGATTTTCTTTAGCCGCTTGCGGCCCGGCGCGCTGCTGCTTGGCTGGGGCGCGGGGATGGTGAGCGGCACCGCCATGGTGGCCGAAGCTAATTTCAAATCGGCGATTTATACGCTGCACATCTTCGGCACCGCCGTGCCCTGTTACGCTGCCATTGCCGCGCTGGCATTGAATCTGGCAATTGCTGTGGGGCTGAGCGTGATCTTGAACGCGATGGCCGATGCGCCTTCGCGCGATGTCACCGCGGAGGAGGATTACGCGTAA
- the pstB gene encoding phosphate ABC transporter ATP-binding protein PstB: MGRRASDYHRCAHAQHLRPPPRVFQEAVSGTHMNAAVPAKLDVKNLSFYYGATKALKNINIPLREKKVTAFIGPSGCGKSTLLRILNRIYELYPNQRAEGEVLLDGENILNTKQDLNLLRARVGMVFQKPTPFPMTIWDNIAFGIKLYEKLPRSELEGRVEDALQRAAIWNEVKDKLKESGLSLSGGQQQRLCIARTVATRPEVILLDEPCSALDPISTAKIEELIDELVKDYTIVIVTHNMQQASRTSDYTAFMYLGELIEFDETEKVFTAPSNKKTEQYITGRFG, from the coding sequence ATGGGCAGGCGCGCTTCTGATTACCATCGCTGTGCTCACGCTCAGCATCTTCGCCCGCCTCCTCGAGTCTTCCAAGAAGCAGTGAGTGGAACGCATATGAACGCCGCCGTCCCCGCCAAACTCGACGTCAAGAACCTCTCGTTCTATTACGGCGCGACCAAGGCGCTGAAGAACATCAACATCCCGCTGCGGGAGAAGAAGGTCACCGCCTTCATCGGCCCCTCGGGCTGTGGCAAGTCCACCTTGCTGCGCATCCTGAACCGGATTTACGAGCTTTATCCCAATCAGCGCGCCGAAGGCGAAGTGCTGCTCGATGGCGAGAACATCCTCAACACCAAGCAGGATTTGAACCTCCTGCGTGCCCGCGTCGGCATGGTGTTCCAGAAGCCGACCCCCTTCCCCATGACGATCTGGGACAACATCGCTTTTGGCATCAAGCTCTATGAAAAGCTGCCGCGCTCCGAACTCGAAGGCCGTGTGGAAGACGCTCTGCAGCGCGCCGCGATCTGGAACGAGGTCAAGGACAAGCTGAAGGAATCCGGCCTCTCGCTTTCGGGCGGCCAGCAGCAGCGCCTTTGCATCGCCCGCACCGTGGCGACGCGTCCTGAAGTTATTCTGCTCGACGAGCCCTGCTCCGCGCTCGACCCGATCTCGACCGCCAAGATCGAAGAGCTGATCGATGAGCTGGTGAAGGACTACACCATCGTCATCGTCACCCACAACATGCAGCAGGCCTCGCGCACCTCCGACTACACGGCCTTCATGTATCTCGGCGAGCTGATCGAATTCGATGAAACCGAAAAGGTCTTCACCGCCCCCTCGAACAAGAAGACCGAGCAATACATCACCGGCCGCTTTGGTTGA
- the pstA gene encoding phosphate ABC transporter permease PstA, translating into MAINKRIYNGRKRSNVFFLTLSTLAAVFGLIWLALILSTLFYKGFAGLSLKVFTEMTPPPGQDGGLANAIFGSVVMSLLAVAAGTPIGILAGTYLAEYGRYSKLADTVRFINDILLSAPSILIGLFIYVVIVATTHTFSAWAGAAALTVIVIPVVVRTTENMLLLVPNGLREAATALGAPRAMVIKAVTWRAARAGIVTGVLLAIARISGETAPLLLTVLSNQFWSTHLGGPVASLPVIIFNFAMSPYEDWHKLAWAGALLITIAVLTLSIFARLLESSKKQ; encoded by the coding sequence ATTGCGATCAACAAGCGTATCTATAACGGGCGCAAGCGCAGCAACGTCTTCTTCCTGACCCTGTCGACTCTCGCGGCGGTGTTCGGCTTGATCTGGCTGGCGCTGATCCTTTCGACGCTGTTCTACAAGGGCTTTGCCGGGCTCTCGCTCAAGGTCTTCACCGAGATGACACCGCCGCCGGGTCAGGATGGCGGTCTTGCCAATGCGATTTTCGGCTCGGTGGTGATGAGCCTTCTGGCCGTCGCGGCCGGCACGCCGATCGGCATTCTGGCGGGCACTTATCTTGCCGAATATGGCCGCTATTCCAAACTCGCCGACACGGTGCGCTTCATCAACGACATCCTCCTCTCGGCGCCTTCGATCCTGATCGGCCTTTTCATCTATGTCGTGATCGTCGCCACCACCCACACCTTTTCGGCCTGGGCGGGCGCCGCCGCGCTCACCGTGATCGTGATCCCGGTTGTGGTGCGCACCACCGAAAACATGCTGCTCCTGGTGCCGAACGGTCTTCGTGAAGCTGCCACGGCCCTGGGCGCACCCCGGGCGATGGTGATCAAGGCGGTCACCTGGCGCGCGGCGCGAGCCGGTATCGTCACCGGCGTGCTTCTCGCCATCGCACGTATCTCGGGCGAAACCGCCCCTCTTCTTCTCACCGTCTTGTCGAACCAGTTCTGGTCCACGCATCTGGGCGGTCCGGTGGCCTCGCTGCCGGTGATCATCTTCAACTTCGCCATGTCGCCTTATGAAGACTGGCACAAGCTCGCATGGGCAGGCGCGCTTCTGATTACCATCGCTGTGCTCACGCTCAGCATCTTCGCCCGCCTCCTCGAGTCTTCCAAGAAGCAGTGA
- the pstC gene encoding phosphate ABC transporter permease subunit PstC, with protein sequence MAEIALNTTMSVSQEKVAAVKRSGAGDVRFRILSFSAAALVVLIFLGMMAALADGAWPAIKAFGWSFVTSEKWNPVSEEFGALASIYGTLISSFLAMGLAVPVGIGIAIFLTEICPLPLRRPIGIAIELLAGIPSIVYGIWGLFTFAPFFQEHVQPWIVDAVVDIPILQDIFAGPPYGIGIFTASFILSIMIIPFISAVTRDVFETVPGHLKESAYAMGCTTWEVVWHVVLPFSRAGVVGGAMLALGRALGETMAVTFVIGNSHRIHSSIFAPGTTISATVANEFTEAVGDVYKSSLVEAGLILFFISFVVLASAQIMLRILHKRAGGISG encoded by the coding sequence ATGGCCGAGATCGCATTGAACACAACCATGAGCGTCTCTCAAGAAAAGGTAGCTGCCGTTAAACGCAGCGGCGCGGGCGATGTCCGCTTTCGGATTTTGTCCTTCTCGGCTGCGGCCCTGGTGGTGCTGATTTTCCTTGGCATGATGGCAGCGCTGGCTGATGGCGCTTGGCCTGCGATCAAGGCTTTCGGCTGGAGCTTCGTCACCTCCGAGAAATGGAACCCGGTGAGCGAAGAGTTCGGCGCGCTGGCCTCGATCTACGGCACGCTGATTTCCTCCTTCCTCGCGATGGGTCTGGCAGTTCCGGTCGGCATCGGTATCGCCATCTTCCTCACCGAAATTTGCCCTCTGCCGCTGCGCCGCCCAATCGGTATTGCCATCGAGCTTCTCGCCGGCATTCCCTCCATCGTCTACGGCATCTGGGGTCTATTCACCTTCGCGCCCTTCTTTCAGGAGCATGTCCAGCCCTGGATCGTCGATGCGGTGGTCGATATTCCGATCCTGCAGGACATCTTCGCGGGCCCGCCCTACGGCATCGGCATCTTCACCGCCTCTTTCATCCTCTCGATCATGATCATCCCTTTCATCTCGGCGGTGACGCGCGACGTTTTCGAAACCGTGCCGGGCCACCTCAAAGAGTCGGCCTATGCGATGGGCTGCACCACCTGGGAAGTGGTCTGGCATGTCGTGCTACCCTTCAGCCGTGCCGGTGTTGTCGGTGGCGCGATGCTGGCCTTGGGACGCGCTCTGGGTGAGACCATGGCCGTCACCTTCGTGATCGGCAATTCGCACCGCATCCACAGCTCGATCTTCGCACCAGGCACCACGATTTCGGCCACGGTGGCCAATGAGTTCACCGAAGCGGTGGGTGATGTTTACAAATCCTCGCTGGTGGAAGCCGGTCTGATCCTCTTCTTCATCAGCTTTGTGGTTCTGGCCAGCGCGCAGATCATGCTGCGCATCCTGCACAAGCGCGCCGGGGGTATTTCGGGATGA
- a CDS encoding PAS domain-containing hybrid sensor histidine kinase/response regulator, giving the protein MALRILRTIFGLAALALLVVALCDVALNGRLQMVTPTEFGALVAIVIAYVLFAVTELRRQTEQADQQKSQFEAVAARLENSLAQASAMNVRLNQSEIRYKGLVDAQGDAIFRRAADSTLTYGNDAFFRLFGLNPQTALGRPFAPELHPEHRAAAFGSFAGLDRGHTRVRYDQYVRTAYGWRWLAWEDYALRDTMGRLVEVQSVGRDITDRKALEEALTEARDKAEAASRAKSGFLATMSHEIRTPMNGVLGMARLLLETDLRPEQRTYAEAIQQSGETLLTLIGDILDFSKIESGNLSLEEETAEIRPLIESVCELLGTRAHGKGIELVSAAGADVPVIVRTDRMRLKQVLINLVGNAVKFTEKGGVCLKVALVQGERSFLRFSVEDTGIGVPEHKRQEIFEEFVQADSSHGRKFEGTGLGLAISRRLVAAMGGEIGLDPNPHGGSIFWFTLPAMGAAEAPSYGDALKGKRVAVLSRNPVLREGLIAQIKSAGAEPAPLTEKGLRSADVMLVDAGTESEPAPVTPPLPAVPAFLLLSQGARAAAADVKSAGFTGYLVKPVRQLTLVTWLGDQAEQSQPGLPPKAQSEAQASCHILLAEDNPINQLLTTELLRRRGHSVRTVTSGEAAIQAMEDERFDLILTDIHMPGMDGIEATRAIRALEARDSRTRTPIIALTADALETGRQACRDAGMDGFLTKPIEPAQLDQMFQAFFPDRFGAAA; this is encoded by the coding sequence ATGGCCCTGCGCATACTTCGGACCATTTTCGGACTAGCGGCGCTGGCTCTGCTGGTGGTGGCGCTGTGCGATGTCGCGCTGAACGGCCGCCTGCAGATGGTGACCCCCACCGAGTTCGGCGCCCTGGTGGCGATTGTCATCGCTTACGTTCTTTTTGCTGTCACAGAACTGCGCCGCCAAACCGAGCAGGCCGACCAGCAAAAAAGCCAATTCGAAGCGGTCGCTGCGCGGCTGGAAAATTCGCTGGCCCAAGCCTCGGCGATGAATGTCAGGCTGAACCAGAGCGAAATCCGCTACAAAGGTCTGGTCGATGCTCAAGGCGATGCGATTTTCCGCCGGGCTGCGGATTCCACCCTGACTTACGGCAATGACGCATTTTTCCGCCTCTTCGGCCTCAACCCGCAAACCGCGTTAGGGAGGCCCTTCGCGCCGGAGCTGCACCCCGAGCATCGCGCCGCCGCCTTTGGCAGTTTCGCCGGGCTCGATCGCGGTCATACGCGTGTACGCTATGACCAGTATGTCCGCACCGCCTATGGCTGGCGCTGGCTCGCCTGGGAAGACTATGCCTTGCGCGACACGATGGGGCGCCTTGTCGAGGTTCAGAGCGTCGGGCGCGATATCACCGACCGCAAGGCGCTTGAAGAAGCCCTGACCGAGGCGCGCGATAAGGCCGAAGCGGCAAGCCGCGCCAAATCAGGCTTTCTCGCCACCATGAGCCATGAGATACGCACCCCGATGAACGGCGTTCTGGGCATGGCACGGCTGCTTTTGGAAACCGATCTGCGCCCCGAACAGCGCACCTATGCCGAGGCCATCCAGCAATCGGGCGAAACCCTGCTCACCCTGATCGGCGATATCCTCGATTTCTCCAAGATCGAATCCGGTAATCTCAGCCTGGAAGAGGAAACCGCCGAAATCCGCCCCTTGATCGAAAGCGTTTGCGAGCTTTTGGGCACCAGGGCGCATGGCAAAGGCATCGAGCTTGTCTCGGCGGCGGGCGCCGATGTGCCTGTGATCGTGCGCACGGATCGCATGCGGCTGAAGCAGGTCCTGATCAATCTCGTCGGCAATGCGGTGAAGTTCACCGAAAAGGGCGGGGTATGCCTGAAGGTGGCGCTGGTGCAAGGCGAACGCAGCTTCTTGCGCTTCAGTGTCGAGGATACCGGCATTGGGGTGCCCGAACACAAGCGCCAGGAAATTTTCGAGGAATTCGTTCAGGCCGATTCCAGCCATGGGCGTAAATTCGAAGGGACCGGGCTTGGTCTTGCCATCTCCCGCCGTCTGGTTGCCGCCATGGGCGGGGAGATCGGCCTGGACCCCAATCCGCATGGCGGCAGCATTTTCTGGTTTACCCTTCCGGCCATGGGCGCGGCGGAGGCTCCGAGCTATGGCGATGCCTTGAAGGGCAAGCGCGTGGCGGTGCTGTCGCGCAATCCGGTCTTGCGCGAAGGGCTGATCGCCCAGATCAAAAGCGCCGGCGCCGAACCCGCGCCTCTGACGGAAAAGGGCCTTCGCAGCGCCGATGTCATGCTGGTGGATGCGGGCACCGAGAGCGAACCAGCCCCCGTTACCCCGCCGCTGCCTGCCGTGCCGGCCTTCCTGCTTTTGAGCCAAGGCGCGCGCGCTGCCGCCGCCGATGTGAAATCAGCCGGTTTCACGGGCTATCTCGTCAAGCCGGTGCGCCAGCTCACCCTTGTCACCTGGCTTGGCGATCAGGCCGAACAATCCCAGCCCGGCCTGCCGCCCAAAGCGCAAAGCGAGGCGCAAGCGAGCTGCCATATCCTTTTGGCCGAGGACAATCCGATCAATCAGCTTCTCACCACCGAGCTCTTACGCCGCCGCGGGCATAGCGTGCGCACCGTGACGAGCGGCGAGGCGGCGATACAAGCGATGGAGGATGAGCGTTTCGATCTCATCCTCACCGATATTCATATGCCGGGTATGGACGGCATCGAGGCAACGCGCGCCATCCGAGCCTTGGAAGCACGCGATAGCCGCACGCGCACCCCGATCATTGCGCTGACCGCCGATGCGCTCGAAACCGGACGACAGGCTTGCCGGGATGCGGGTATGGATGGTTTCTTGACCAAACCCATCGAACCAGCGCAGCTTGATCAGATGTTCCAGGCCTTTTTCCCCGACCGTTTCGGCGCCGCCGCATGA
- a CDS encoding AmpG family muropeptide MFS transporter: MSEKRPLAVYFERRNLIMLALGFSSGLPFLLVGNTLGYWLAEENTSLAAIGFISWVGLAYSFKYLWAPLIDHTSVFLFAKLGRRRSWMLLAQGLVLACLALMGQIGISHGLVTLGVLALIVAFSSATQDIVIDAWRIESARDAKELGVFTSAYTFGYRAALLSTEAIMLPIATRVGWNTSYVLYAGLMVLGITACLLAAEPARKAAPTQSGVRLFKADGVLDSIVGPFVAFFRAHGTMAILMLLAISLFQLPNFITGPMIGPLYTKIGLTKDMVGAVRGTFGLAAVFAGVAAGGFACLKLGKIRALVVGGSALILGTMSYAVLPYAHDPVSFAIIMAVDNFGIAMAGVTLVTYMSSLTTVGYTATQYALLSSVYTLIGKFLKGFSGEIVESLTAAFGLMNGFAAFFIGAGLIGIPSILLFLWIAAQRRQPPEQPIVANQ, translated from the coding sequence ATGAGCGAGAAGCGGCCGCTTGCCGTCTATTTCGAACGGCGCAATCTCATCATGCTGGCCTTGGGCTTCTCTTCGGGGCTGCCCTTTCTTCTGGTCGGCAATACGCTCGGCTATTGGCTGGCGGAGGAAAACACTTCGCTCGCGGCGATCGGCTTCATCTCCTGGGTCGGGCTGGCCTATTCCTTCAAATATCTCTGGGCGCCGCTGATTGATCACACCAGCGTATTTCTCTTCGCCAAACTTGGACGGCGGCGGAGCTGGATGCTCTTGGCGCAAGGGCTGGTGCTCGCCTGCCTCGCCTTAATGGGGCAAATCGGGATCAGTCACGGACTTGTGACCCTGGGTGTGCTGGCGCTGATCGTCGCCTTCTCTTCGGCGACACAAGACATTGTGATCGATGCTTGGCGCATTGAAAGCGCCCGCGATGCCAAGGAACTTGGCGTCTTCACCTCGGCCTATACCTTTGGCTATCGCGCCGCGCTGCTCTCCACCGAAGCCATCATGCTGCCGATCGCCACGCGGGTGGGGTGGAACACGAGCTATGTTCTCTATGCCGGGTTGATGGTGCTGGGCATTACCGCCTGTCTTCTGGCCGCGGAACCGGCGCGCAAAGCCGCGCCCACGCAGAGCGGCGTCAGGCTCTTCAAGGCCGATGGCGTCTTGGATTCCATTGTCGGTCCCTTCGTCGCTTTTTTCCGCGCCCACGGCACTATGGCGATCCTGATGCTTTTGGCTATCAGCTTGTTTCAATTGCCAAATTTCATCACCGGCCCGATGATTGGGCCGCTCTACACCAAGATTGGCCTGACCAAGGATATGGTGGGGGCGGTGCGCGGCACCTTTGGCCTTGCGGCGGTGTTTGCGGGCGTGGCGGCGGGCGGTTTTGCCTGCCTGAAGCTGGGAAAAATCCGCGCCCTGGTGGTGGGCGGCTCGGCCCTGATCCTCGGCACCATGTCTTACGCCGTTCTGCCTTACGCCCATGACCCGGTGAGCTTCGCCATCATCATGGCGGTCGACAATTTCGGTATCGCGATGGCTGGGGTGACACTCGTCACCTATATGTCGAGCCTCACCACCGTGGGCTACACCGCCACGCAATATGCGCTCCTCAGCTCCGTCTACACGCTGATCGGAAAGTTCTTGAAAGGCTTTTCCGGCGAGATTGTCGAAAGCTTAACGGCGGCTTTCGGACTCATGAACGGCTTTGCCGCGTTTTTCATCGGCGCTGGTTTGATAGGCATTCCCTCTATTCTGCTGTTCCTCTGGATTGCGGCACAGCGCCGCCAGCCCCCTGAGCAACCTATTGTTGCTAACCAGTAA
- a CDS encoding GNAT family N-acetyltransferase: MVNIHEPGPLEGRITQWPVLAASGVLEVRLAETDSEVEAAQRLRYRVFYEEMAAVPSPEMREARRDFDHFDEVCDHLLVVDRSVIDDEGQPAVVGTYRLMRDVDAARAGGFYTESEYDISGMLKGVAEGTKLLELGRSCVLKEYRARPGAMQLLWRGLMVYNTRFAIDLMFGCASFAGTDPKTLALPLSYLYHFHLAPQEMRVKANPKLHVEMNLMAKDAIDPKEALRALPPLIKGYIRAGAYIGDGAVVDKQFGTTDVFIFFPVSKMDDRYRSRFEMKQ; the protein is encoded by the coding sequence ATGGTCAACATTCACGAGCCTGGTCCTCTCGAAGGACGCATTACCCAGTGGCCGGTTCTGGCTGCTTCGGGTGTGCTCGAAGTGCGTTTGGCCGAAACCGATTCCGAGGTCGAGGCGGCGCAGCGTTTACGCTACCGCGTCTTCTATGAAGAGATGGCGGCCGTTCCCTCGCCCGAGATGCGCGAGGCGCGCCGTGACTTCGATCATTTTGACGAGGTCTGCGATCATCTTCTGGTGGTTGACCGCTCGGTCATCGATGATGAGGGCCAGCCCGCGGTGGTCGGCACCTATCGCTTGATGCGCGACGTCGATGCGGCCCGCGCCGGCGGCTTCTATACCGAATCCGAATACGACATTTCGGGCATGCTGAAAGGCGTGGCCGAGGGCACCAAACTCTTGGAGCTCGGCCGTTCCTGCGTGCTGAAAGAATATCGCGCGCGCCCTGGTGCGATGCAGCTCTTGTGGCGCGGGCTGATGGTCTACAACACCCGCTTCGCCATCGATCTGATGTTCGGCTGCGCCTCTTTCGCGGGCACTGACCCCAAGACCTTGGCGCTGCCGCTGTCCTATCTCTATCACTTCCATCTCGCCCCGCAGGAGATGCGGGTGAAGGCGAATCCCAAGCTGCATGTCGAGATGAATCTGATGGCGAAGGACGCCATCGATCCCAAGGAAGCCCTGCGTGCCCTGCCGCCGCTGATCAAAGGCTATATCCGCGCGGGCGCCTATATCGGCGATGGCGCCGTGGTCGACAAACAGTTCGGCACCACCGATGTGTTCATCTTCTTCCCGGTGTCGAAGATGGATGACCGCTATCGCAGCCGCTTCGAGATGAAGCAGTAG
- the gshB gene encoding glutathione synthase, with amino-acid sequence MKLTVAIQMDPIEAINISADSTFALALEAEARGHELFYYGPKQLSFRDGVVVATVRPLKVRPTKGDHFTLGDAARIDLSTMDVVLMRQDPPFDMGYITATHLLERIHPKTLVVNDPKEVRNAPEKLFVTTFKDVMPPTLISSDPSEIKAFRAEHQDIILKPLFGNGGAGVFRVKPDDENLASLLEMFTTFYREPIMVQRYLPAVRQGDKRIILVDGKFAGALNRVPAQGEARSNMHVGGRPEAVEPTKRDLEICEIIGPELKARGLIFTGIDVIGDYLTEINVTSPTGLQEIKRFGGPDGAKLIWDAIEAKK; translated from the coding sequence ATGAAGCTCACCGTCGCCATCCAGATGGACCCTATTGAGGCCATCAATATCTCGGCGGATTCCACCTTCGCGCTGGCCTTGGAGGCTGAGGCGCGCGGGCATGAGCTTTTCTATTACGGGCCGAAGCAGCTTTCCTTCCGTGATGGCGTGGTGGTGGCCACCGTGCGGCCCCTCAAGGTGCGCCCCACCAAGGGCGATCACTTCACCTTGGGCGATGCAGCGCGCATCGATCTTTCCACCATGGATGTCGTGTTGATGCGGCAGGACCCGCCCTTCGATATGGGCTACATCACCGCAACCCATCTTCTCGAACGCATCCATCCCAAGACTTTGGTGGTCAACGATCCCAAGGAAGTGCGCAACGCGCCCGAAAAACTCTTTGTCACCACCTTCAAGGATGTGATGCCGCCGACGCTGATTTCCTCGGACCCTTCGGAGATCAAAGCCTTCCGCGCCGAGCATCAGGACATCATTTTGAAGCCCCTCTTCGGCAATGGCGGTGCGGGCGTGTTCCGGGTGAAGCCGGATGACGAGAACCTCGCCTCGCTCTTGGAGATGTTCACCACCTTCTATCGCGAGCCGATCATGGTGCAGCGTTATCTGCCCGCGGTACGCCAAGGCGATAAGCGTATCATTCTGGTCGATGGCAAATTCGCCGGCGCGCTCAATCGCGTCCCGGCTCAAGGCGAAGCGCGCTCCAACATGCATGTCGGCGGACGGCCCGAAGCGGTGGAGCCCACCAAGCGCGATCTCGAAATCTGCGAAATCATCGGGCCGGAATTGAAAGCGCGCGGGCTGATCTTCACTGGCATCGACGTGATCGGCGATTACCTCACCGAGATCAACGTCACCTCGCCCACCGGCCTGCAAGAGATCAAACGCTTCGGCGGCCCCGACGGCGCGAAGCTGATCTGGGATGCGATTGAAGCGAAGAAATAG
- a CDS encoding YraN family protein, with protein sequence MTKARQIRGLASEKRGRRGEFLAAAWLCAKGYRILGRRVKTRAGEIDLIAKSLFGVICFVEVKARPDEAAFGEAISGRQKARIVRAAEIYLAGRPLPYRFDVISLLPGHLPRHFRDAFRPEDVV encoded by the coding sequence ATGACGAAAGCGCGCCAGATTAGAGGGCTTGCCTCGGAAAAGCGGGGGCGGCGCGGGGAGTTTCTCGCGGCGGCTTGGCTTTGCGCGAAGGGCTATCGCATTCTCGGACGGCGGGTGAAAACGCGGGCGGGCGAGATCGACCTCATCGCCAAATCGCTTTTCGGGGTCATCTGCTTCGTGGAGGTCAAGGCAAGGCCCGATGAAGCCGCGTTCGGGGAAGCCATCTCGGGCCGCCAGAAGGCCAGAATTGTGCGTGCGGCGGAGATATATCTCGCGGGCAGGCCGTTGCCCTACCGCTTTGACGTGATTTCTCTCCTTCCCGGGCATCTGCCCCGCCATTTCCGGGATGCTTTCCGCCCGGAAGACGTGGTTTAG